The following coding sequences lie in one Rutidosis leptorrhynchoides isolate AG116_Rl617_1_P2 chromosome 4, CSIRO_AGI_Rlap_v1, whole genome shotgun sequence genomic window:
- the LOC139845067 gene encoding probable flavin-containing monooxygenase 1 isoform X2, with product MDQKQVVIIGAGISGLVACKYCLSKGFNPIVFESMGDIGGVWAKTIRTTRLQTFKGMYQFMDFPWPASVTEDYPTQKQLLDYLRSYANHFDLFKYIQFHSVVKEIDYQGPSSFMWSNWNGIKDTFLQGKWKITVENSLTQPPSIKVYNADFVILCVGRFKDVPNLPEFAPGAGTEIFQGKVIHSMEYSAMDHDKAEEFVKGRKVVVVGFQKQGLDIAMECSSVNGPENPCTVVYRKDRWKINDFSPWGIPLQYLYLNRFSELLVHKPGESFLLGLLATLLSPLGWVISKLVETHIKMKLPLAKFNMVPERNFSKDMRSCLLAILPDGFFNRLETGSILLKKSPCFRFCDNGILIDGENKPIETDIVILATGFKGAQKLTNIFSSQDYGNFIAASPDSRVALYRECIQPRIPQLGIIGFSESFSNLFTSEIRCRWLVELIDGNIKLPSIEVMEKDISNWDKYMKKSSGKYHQRSCITALDIWYNDQLCKDMGWNPRRKNGVWADLFQPYGPMDYANA from the exons ATGGATCAGAAACAAGTAGTGATCATTGGAGCTGGAATAAGTGGTCTTGTAGCATGCAAATATTGTCTATCTAAAGGCTTCAATCCTATTGTTTTCGAGTCAATGGGTGATATTGGTGGAGTATGGGCTAAAACCATTAGAACCACAAGGCTACAAACATTCAAAGGAATGTATCAGTTTATGGACTTTCCATGGCCCGCTTCAGTTACCGAAGATTATCCGACCCAAAAACAATTGTTGGACTATCTCCGGTCTTATGCCAATCATTTTGACTTGTTTAAATACATTCAGTTTCATTCCGTAGTCAAGGAAATTGACTACCAAGGTCCCTCATCTTTCATGTGGTCGAATTGGAACGGAATCAAAGATACCTTTCTTCAAGGCAAATGGAAAATCACAGTTGAAAATAGTCTCACTCAACCACCATCAATCAAG GTGTATAACGCGGATTTTGTGATATTGTGTGTGGGAAGATTCAAAGATGTTCCAAACTTACCCGAATTTGCTCCAGGGGCCGGGACTGAAATATTCCAAGGGAAAGTGATTCATTCCATGGAATACTCTGCTATGGATCACGATAAAGCGGAAGAATTTGTTAAAGGGAGGAAAGTAGTTGTTGTGGGGTTCCAAAAACAAGGGCTTGATATAGCAATGGAGTGTTCATCAGTAAATG GACCGGAGAATCCATGTACAGTTGTTTACAGAAAAGACCGATGGAAGATAAACGACTTCAGTCCATGGGGAATACCACTGCAATATTTGTACTTAAACCGCTTCTCTGAGCTTTTGGTTCATAAGCCCGGTGAAAGTTTTCTACTTGGTCTATTGGCAACACTCCTTTCACCTCTG GGATGGGTGATTTCAAAACTCGTGGAAACCCACATTAAAATGAAGCTTCCTCTAGCCAAATTTAACATGGTACCAGAGCGTAACTTCTCAAAAGATATGCGTTCATGCTTACTTGCGATACTACCTGACGGCTTCTTCAACCGACTTGAAACGGGAAGTATCTTGTTAAAGAAATCTCCTTGTTTCAGATTTTGTGATAATGGCATCCTTATCGATGGGGAAAATAAACCTATCGAGACGGATATTGTCATATTAGCTACAGGATTCAAAGGAGCTCAGAAACTTACAAACATTTTCTCATCACAAGATTATGGTAATTTCATTGCGGCCTCACCCGATTCTAGAGTTGCCCTCTATAG AGAATGCATTCAGCCAAGAATACCACAACTAGGAATTATTGGATTCTCGGAAAGTTTTTCGAACCTGTTCACATCTGAAATAAGATGCAGATGGCTAGTGGAGCTTATCGATGGCAACATAAAGTTGCCGAGCATTGAAGTAATGGAGAAAGATATCTCAAATTGGGATAAGTATATGAAAAAGTCATCAGGTAAATACCATCAAAGATCATGCATAACTGCTTTGGATATATGGTACAATGATCAACTCTGCAAAGACATGGGTTGGAATCCGAGGCGGAAAAACGGGGTTTGGGCTGATCTGTTTCAACCATATGGTCCCATGGACTATGCCAATGCATAA
- the LOC139845067 gene encoding probable flavin-containing monooxygenase 1 isoform X1 — protein MDQKQVVIIGAGISGLVACKYCLSKGFNPIVFESMGDIGGVWAKTIRTTRLQTFKGMYQFMDFPWPASVTEDYPTQKQLLDYLRSYANHFDLFKYIQFHSVVKEIDYQGPSSFMWSNWNGIKDTFLQGKWKITVENSLTQPPSIKQVYNADFVILCVGRFKDVPNLPEFAPGAGTEIFQGKVIHSMEYSAMDHDKAEEFVKGRKVVVVGFQKQGLDIAMECSSVNGPENPCTVVYRKDRWKINDFSPWGIPLQYLYLNRFSELLVHKPGESFLLGLLATLLSPLGWVISKLVETHIKMKLPLAKFNMVPERNFSKDMRSCLLAILPDGFFNRLETGSILLKKSPCFRFCDNGILIDGENKPIETDIVILATGFKGAQKLTNIFSSQDYGNFIAASPDSRVALYRECIQPRIPQLGIIGFSESFSNLFTSEIRCRWLVELIDGNIKLPSIEVMEKDISNWDKYMKKSSGKYHQRSCITALDIWYNDQLCKDMGWNPRRKNGVWADLFQPYGPMDYANA, from the exons ATGGATCAGAAACAAGTAGTGATCATTGGAGCTGGAATAAGTGGTCTTGTAGCATGCAAATATTGTCTATCTAAAGGCTTCAATCCTATTGTTTTCGAGTCAATGGGTGATATTGGTGGAGTATGGGCTAAAACCATTAGAACCACAAGGCTACAAACATTCAAAGGAATGTATCAGTTTATGGACTTTCCATGGCCCGCTTCAGTTACCGAAGATTATCCGACCCAAAAACAATTGTTGGACTATCTCCGGTCTTATGCCAATCATTTTGACTTGTTTAAATACATTCAGTTTCATTCCGTAGTCAAGGAAATTGACTACCAAGGTCCCTCATCTTTCATGTGGTCGAATTGGAACGGAATCAAAGATACCTTTCTTCAAGGCAAATGGAAAATCACAGTTGAAAATAGTCTCACTCAACCACCATCAATCAAG CAGGTGTATAACGCGGATTTTGTGATATTGTGTGTGGGAAGATTCAAAGATGTTCCAAACTTACCCGAATTTGCTCCAGGGGCCGGGACTGAAATATTCCAAGGGAAAGTGATTCATTCCATGGAATACTCTGCTATGGATCACGATAAAGCGGAAGAATTTGTTAAAGGGAGGAAAGTAGTTGTTGTGGGGTTCCAAAAACAAGGGCTTGATATAGCAATGGAGTGTTCATCAGTAAATG GACCGGAGAATCCATGTACAGTTGTTTACAGAAAAGACCGATGGAAGATAAACGACTTCAGTCCATGGGGAATACCACTGCAATATTTGTACTTAAACCGCTTCTCTGAGCTTTTGGTTCATAAGCCCGGTGAAAGTTTTCTACTTGGTCTATTGGCAACACTCCTTTCACCTCTG GGATGGGTGATTTCAAAACTCGTGGAAACCCACATTAAAATGAAGCTTCCTCTAGCCAAATTTAACATGGTACCAGAGCGTAACTTCTCAAAAGATATGCGTTCATGCTTACTTGCGATACTACCTGACGGCTTCTTCAACCGACTTGAAACGGGAAGTATCTTGTTAAAGAAATCTCCTTGTTTCAGATTTTGTGATAATGGCATCCTTATCGATGGGGAAAATAAACCTATCGAGACGGATATTGTCATATTAGCTACAGGATTCAAAGGAGCTCAGAAACTTACAAACATTTTCTCATCACAAGATTATGGTAATTTCATTGCGGCCTCACCCGATTCTAGAGTTGCCCTCTATAG AGAATGCATTCAGCCAAGAATACCACAACTAGGAATTATTGGATTCTCGGAAAGTTTTTCGAACCTGTTCACATCTGAAATAAGATGCAGATGGCTAGTGGAGCTTATCGATGGCAACATAAAGTTGCCGAGCATTGAAGTAATGGAGAAAGATATCTCAAATTGGGATAAGTATATGAAAAAGTCATCAGGTAAATACCATCAAAGATCATGCATAACTGCTTTGGATATATGGTACAATGATCAACTCTGCAAAGACATGGGTTGGAATCCGAGGCGGAAAAACGGGGTTTGGGCTGATCTGTTTCAACCATATGGTCCCATGGACTATGCCAATGCATAA
- the LOC139845067 gene encoding probable flavin-containing monooxygenase 1 isoform X3, whose translation MGDIGGVWAKTIRTTRLQTFKGMYQFMDFPWPASVTEDYPTQKQLLDYLRSYANHFDLFKYIQFHSVVKEIDYQGPSSFMWSNWNGIKDTFLQGKWKITVENSLTQPPSIKQVYNADFVILCVGRFKDVPNLPEFAPGAGTEIFQGKVIHSMEYSAMDHDKAEEFVKGRKVVVVGFQKQGLDIAMECSSVNGPENPCTVVYRKDRWKINDFSPWGIPLQYLYLNRFSELLVHKPGESFLLGLLATLLSPLGWVISKLVETHIKMKLPLAKFNMVPERNFSKDMRSCLLAILPDGFFNRLETGSILLKKSPCFRFCDNGILIDGENKPIETDIVILATGFKGAQKLTNIFSSQDYGNFIAASPDSRVALYRECIQPRIPQLGIIGFSESFSNLFTSEIRCRWLVELIDGNIKLPSIEVMEKDISNWDKYMKKSSGKYHQRSCITALDIWYNDQLCKDMGWNPRRKNGVWADLFQPYGPMDYANA comes from the exons ATGGGTGATATTGGTGGAGTATGGGCTAAAACCATTAGAACCACAAGGCTACAAACATTCAAAGGAATGTATCAGTTTATGGACTTTCCATGGCCCGCTTCAGTTACCGAAGATTATCCGACCCAAAAACAATTGTTGGACTATCTCCGGTCTTATGCCAATCATTTTGACTTGTTTAAATACATTCAGTTTCATTCCGTAGTCAAGGAAATTGACTACCAAGGTCCCTCATCTTTCATGTGGTCGAATTGGAACGGAATCAAAGATACCTTTCTTCAAGGCAAATGGAAAATCACAGTTGAAAATAGTCTCACTCAACCACCATCAATCAAG CAGGTGTATAACGCGGATTTTGTGATATTGTGTGTGGGAAGATTCAAAGATGTTCCAAACTTACCCGAATTTGCTCCAGGGGCCGGGACTGAAATATTCCAAGGGAAAGTGATTCATTCCATGGAATACTCTGCTATGGATCACGATAAAGCGGAAGAATTTGTTAAAGGGAGGAAAGTAGTTGTTGTGGGGTTCCAAAAACAAGGGCTTGATATAGCAATGGAGTGTTCATCAGTAAATG GACCGGAGAATCCATGTACAGTTGTTTACAGAAAAGACCGATGGAAGATAAACGACTTCAGTCCATGGGGAATACCACTGCAATATTTGTACTTAAACCGCTTCTCTGAGCTTTTGGTTCATAAGCCCGGTGAAAGTTTTCTACTTGGTCTATTGGCAACACTCCTTTCACCTCTG GGATGGGTGATTTCAAAACTCGTGGAAACCCACATTAAAATGAAGCTTCCTCTAGCCAAATTTAACATGGTACCAGAGCGTAACTTCTCAAAAGATATGCGTTCATGCTTACTTGCGATACTACCTGACGGCTTCTTCAACCGACTTGAAACGGGAAGTATCTTGTTAAAGAAATCTCCTTGTTTCAGATTTTGTGATAATGGCATCCTTATCGATGGGGAAAATAAACCTATCGAGACGGATATTGTCATATTAGCTACAGGATTCAAAGGAGCTCAGAAACTTACAAACATTTTCTCATCACAAGATTATGGTAATTTCATTGCGGCCTCACCCGATTCTAGAGTTGCCCTCTATAG AGAATGCATTCAGCCAAGAATACCACAACTAGGAATTATTGGATTCTCGGAAAGTTTTTCGAACCTGTTCACATCTGAAATAAGATGCAGATGGCTAGTGGAGCTTATCGATGGCAACATAAAGTTGCCGAGCATTGAAGTAATGGAGAAAGATATCTCAAATTGGGATAAGTATATGAAAAAGTCATCAGGTAAATACCATCAAAGATCATGCATAACTGCTTTGGATATATGGTACAATGATCAACTCTGCAAAGACATGGGTTGGAATCCGAGGCGGAAAAACGGGGTTTGGGCTGATCTGTTTCAACCATATGGTCCCATGGACTATGCCAATGCATAA